CCGGACCGCCGGTCGCGGCCGCTCCCGCGCCGTCCTCCGCCGCGCCAGCGCTGCTGCTGCGCGGCTCGTCCGCTGGCTCGCTCACCGTGAGCTCGCGCTGCGCCTCCACGTCCGCCCCTCTCCTCTCCCGGGCCTCAGAGCTCTGCGCCATTGCGATCGATTGCTAACACCGGCTCACCTGTCCGAGCAAACCTCCACGGGCCAGGACCCACGCCGCAGGGAGAGCCGGCTTCGCCGGGTCCTTGTCGGCATCGCGGCCTCGGGGTACGAGCCCTGCCCGTATGAGCGATCCCGAGCACAGGAATGACGCCGAGACGACCGCCGACGAGGAATCGACCGCCCTCTCGGATGCCGCGCTCCTCGAGCGCACGGCAGAGGGGGCCAGGCGGCTCCGCTCGGCGATCGCGGCGGCGGTGGTAGGGCAGGACGAGGTCGTCGAGGCCATGCTGATCACGCTCGCCGCGCGCGGGCATGCGCTGCTCGTCGGCGTCCCGGGGCTCGCCAAGACCCTGCTCGTGTCGTCGCTCGCGAGGGCGCTCGACCTGAGCTTCGGGCGCGTCCAGTTCACGCCCGACCTGCTGCCCGCCGACATCACGGGGACCGACGTGCTGCACGAGCAGCACGGGTCGAGGAGCCTGCGCTTCCAGCCCGGTCCCATCTTCCACAACCTCGTCCTCGCGGACGAGGTGAACCGGACCCCGCCGAAGACGCAGGCCGCCCTGCTCGAGGCGATGCAGGAGCGCAAGGTGACCGTCGGGACCACCACGCACGCCCTCCCCGACCCGTTCCAGGTGTTCGCGACGCGAAACCCGATCGAGCAGGAAGGAACCTACCCTCTACCGGAGGCGCAGCTCGACCGCTTCTTGCTGGAGATTCACGTCACCTACCCGAGCGAGGCCGAGGAGCGCGAGGTGGCGCGACGGACGACCTCGGGGAAGCCGCCGGCGATCGCGGCGGTGCTCAAGGCGCGAGAGGTGCTGGCGATCGGGCGCCTCGTCCCGAGGATCCCGGTGACCGACGAGGCCGTGGACCTCGCGGTGCGCCTCGCCAGGGCGACGCGGCCGGGGGCGGAGCGCGCAGCGCAGGAGGTCCGGGACTACGTGCGCTACGGCGCGGGGCCGCGGGGGAGCCAGGCGCTGGTGATCGCGGCCAAGGCGCGCGCCGCGCTCCGCGGCGAAGCAGCCGCAGACGTGGACGACGTGAGGGCGCTGCTGATCCCGGCGCTGCGGCACCGGATCGTGCTGTCGTACCGCGCCGAGGCGGACGGCGTCCGCGACGTCGACGTGCTGAGCGCCGTGGAGAGATCGGTGCGCTGAGCGGCGCCGTGGCGCGGACGCCCGTCGACGCCCATCACCGCGCGCGAGGCGCCTGTTGCTGCGCTTCCTTCACCGGCGTGACCGCCTTCATGGCCTTCAGATCCAACGCGAAGCGCAGCGTCCCCGGCCCGCGCCCGTCCCAGCTCACCGCGACGACGCCGCTCTTCTTCAGGCTCAGGCCAGCCCAGCCGCCATCGCCGAGCAGCGACGTCACCAGCGCCGACAACGAAGGCTCGTGCCCCACCAGCGCCAGCGGCTGATCCCCCTGGTGCTGCGAGAGCAGGCGAAGGATCTCGGCCGTGTCGCGTGAGGGAGAGAGCTCGGCGACCACCGACACCTCGTCGGTCAGCCCGGCGGCATCGGCGATGATCTCCGCGGTCTGCACCGCGCGCACGAGGGGGCTCGTCCAGATCGCCGCAGGACAACGGTCCTTCTGCTTCGCGAGCCATTTGGCGACACGCCGGGTCAGCTTGCGCCCCTTGCCCGTCAACCAGCGACCTGCGTCGCCGAGGTCCGGCGCGTCATCCACGGCATGGCCATGGCGAATGATCAGGATCTCCATGACCTGACCTTAGCCCGGACGAGCGTCAGCCGGGGAGCGCCGTGCGCGCGAAAGAGGCAGCGGCGCCGCCTCGACGCCTGTCAGAACTCGCACTGATGGGTCGCATCGTTGCAGTGCGACCCCGGCGCCACGAAGGGACAGATGCTCCCGCGGAAGCTCTCGCACGGGAAACCGCACGTGAACGTCGTGTGCGTGTAACAGAGCTGCCCCCCGTCGCAATCGGCGTCGGAGGCGCACCGGCAGTTGAAATCGTCAGGAAACCCGTTCCCGTTTTCATCAAGGCCGTTGCAGCACTCCGTCACGTAAACGTCGCTTGCGCTGCAGTCCTCGTCGGCGCAGTCCAGCGCGCCGTCGCAGTCGTTGTCGATCCCGTCGGTGCACGCGGCGGTCCCGAACTCGGGGCCAGGCGCGGCGCCCTTCGCGCAGCTCCGGCACGGGCCGAAGGTGGCGCAGCCGGGATCGGCGCAGTCGACGTAGTGATCGCCGTCGTTGTCGAGGTCGTCGTCACAGATCTCGCGCGGGTTCGGGGCGATCTCGACGTTGAGCACGAAGGGGCCCTCGTTCGGTCCGCTCGCGGGATCGATCGTGAAGCCGTCGAGGAAGACGAAGTAGGTGCCCGGGTACAGGATGCTGAAATCGAGCAGGGAGGCCTGCGCCCCGCCGCTGTCGTCGTCGCAGCCGATCTCCCGGCCGGAGTTGCAGACGCCTGTGCGGACGTAGAGCGCCGTGTCGAAGCCCGAGCCGCGCGAGTCGAGGTGCACGCGCGACGGCGCGGTGAGCACGAAGAAGAAGACCGCCTCGCCGGCGTCGCCGCCGCACTCACCCCGGGTCTCGCTCACGTGCCCGGTGGTGTCCCCCGTGTAGGTGCCAGTCCCAGGGATGCGCTTCGGCGACAGGCAGTTGGCCTGCTCGATCACGCACACCGGGCTGCTGGCGCAGTCCGGGTCCTGGCAGTCGACCAGGGCGTCGCCGTCGTCGTCGACGCGGTTGTTGCACCGCTCCGGCGTCGGCTCGCAGTTCGGCGCGAAGGCGCAGGCGCTGTCCGCGCAGTCCACGCGCTCGTCGCAGTTGTTGTCGACGCCGTCGTCGCAGACCTCCGGCACGCAGCGCTTGCAGGCCGGCGCGGAGATGCACTGCGGGTCCGCGCAGTCGACGCGCCCGTCGCAGTCGTTGTCGACGCCGTCCTCGCACCGCTCCGGCGAGCCGGGCGGCTCGCACGCGCAAGGGAAGATGCCGCGGCAGTCCGGATCGCCGCAGTCGACCAGGAGATCGCAGTCGTCATCCTCGCGGTTGTCGCAGCGCTCGCGCTGGGAGCTGCAGGCGCAAAGCGGCTCGGAGGCGCAGTCGGCGTCGTCGCAGTCGAAGGCGAGATCGCAGTCGTCATCGACGCCGTTGCCGCACTTCCCGGCCTCCGAGGTGGAGCAGCCGCAGGCCGGCGTTCCCGAGCAGTCCGCGTCGAAGCAGTCGACGATCGTGTCGCAGTCGTCGTCGACGCCGTTCTGACAGCGCTCGCCGGCAGGACTCGGGGTGCAGCCGCAGATCTCCCCCGTTGCGCACGCGGGATCGAAGCAGTCGCTCACGCCGTTGCAGTCGTTGTCCGCCGCGTCCGTGCAGATCTCCGGCGCGCCCGGGAAGACGGACGGGTTGAGGTCGTTGCAGTCGCTCCCGCCGCAGGACGTCGGGCCGACGCCGTCCCGATCGTCGTCGCGGGGACGATGGTCGCAGCGCCCGTCTGTGCAGTCGTCGCTCGTGCAGTCGTCGCCATCGTCACAGTCCGTGGGGGCGCCGCATGCGTCGAAGCCTCCGACGCCCCCGCCTCCGCTCGATGAGGTCGACATGCTGCCGCTCGTCGCGCCGCCGAAGCCGCCCCCACCAGCGCTGGCGCCCGAGAGGTCGGGGAGGCTCGTCCGGCCGCACGCTCCCGCCAGGACGCCGAGCGCCGCCCATGCGCCGAGCGCGAGGAGGTACCGTCGCATCCGGGAAGGCCGCGGAGGCGCCCCCTCGAACCACGCTGAAGAGCCCGGCTTCATCTCTCACCCTCTCGCACCGGCCGCACGGTGCCCGCGCTTCGGTCCACTTTACAAGCCCGAGTTTCCATGAAAGCAAGTTTTGATCCGTTGGTGCTGGCCGGTCGGTGGGGGCGTCGATCTCGAGGCACTTCCTCGCTCTGCGCGGCCTGGCCGAGCAGCTGCCAGGGCTGCTCACGAGCTGGCCTGCACGCCGAGCCGGCCGGATCGCGCCGCGGATCAGTTGCGGGTCGGAGCATCCGCGTGTAACGAGGGCCGGTGGGCGTGCAGCTCCAGATCGAGTACGAGCGGCCGCCTCCTGGCCT
The DNA window shown above is from Sorangium aterium and carries:
- a CDS encoding AAA family ATPase translates to MSDPEHRNDAETTADEESTALSDAALLERTAEGARRLRSAIAAAVVGQDEVVEAMLITLAARGHALLVGVPGLAKTLLVSSLARALDLSFGRVQFTPDLLPADITGTDVLHEQHGSRSLRFQPGPIFHNLVLADEVNRTPPKTQAALLEAMQERKVTVGTTTHALPDPFQVFATRNPIEQEGTYPLPEAQLDRFLLEIHVTYPSEAEEREVARRTTSGKPPAIAAVLKAREVLAIGRLVPRIPVTDEAVDLAVRLARATRPGAERAAQEVRDYVRYGAGPRGSQALVIAAKARAALRGEAAADVDDVRALLIPALRHRIVLSYRAEADGVRDVDVLSAVERSVR
- the sixA gene encoding phosphohistidine phosphatase SixA → MEILIIRHGHAVDDAPDLGDAGRWLTGKGRKLTRRVAKWLAKQKDRCPAAIWTSPLVRAVQTAEIIADAAGLTDEVSVVAELSPSRDTAEILRLLSQHQGDQPLALVGHEPSLSALVTSLLGDGGWAGLSLKKSGVVAVSWDGRGPGTLRFALDLKAMKAVTPVKEAQQQAPRAR
- a CDS encoding MopE-related protein, with protein sequence MRRYLLALGAWAALGVLAGACGRTSLPDLSGASAGGGGFGGATSGSMSTSSSGGGGVGGFDACGAPTDCDDGDDCTSDDCTDGRCDHRPRDDDRDGVGPTSCGGSDCNDLNPSVFPGAPEICTDAADNDCNGVSDCFDPACATGEICGCTPSPAGERCQNGVDDDCDTIVDCFDADCSGTPACGCSTSEAGKCGNGVDDDCDLAFDCDDADCASEPLCACSSQRERCDNREDDDCDLLVDCGDPDCRGIFPCACEPPGSPERCEDGVDNDCDGRVDCADPQCISAPACKRCVPEVCDDGVDNNCDERVDCADSACAFAPNCEPTPERCNNRVDDDGDALVDCQDPDCASSPVCVIEQANCLSPKRIPGTGTYTGDTTGHVSETRGECGGDAGEAVFFFVLTAPSRVHLDSRGSGFDTALYVRTGVCNSGREIGCDDDSGGAQASLLDFSILYPGTYFVFLDGFTIDPASGPNEGPFVLNVEIAPNPREICDDDLDNDGDHYVDCADPGCATFGPCRSCAKGAAPGPEFGTAACTDGIDNDCDGALDCADEDCSASDVYVTECCNGLDENGNGFPDDFNCRCASDADCDGGQLCYTHTTFTCGFPCESFRGSICPFVAPGSHCNDATHQCEF